Part of the Verrucomicrobiota bacterium genome is shown below.
CTGGGGTTAGTCCTGATTTATTCAATTTAAAATGAGGAGTAAGTCTTAATGAGGTTTGCGCGGTGGGATATGTCCTGAATAGTGATTTCCTTGAGACGGCGCATGCTAAAGGCTTCCACATTATAAGAAGCAACCACTGTTCCGTGGATGACAGCCTTTTTTAAGGTTTCAAAGTCGTGTTTATCCGCTTGGGCGAGATAACCCATTAATCCACCGGCAAAACAGTCACCGGCACCGGTAGGGTCTTTGACTTCATCGAGTGGGAAGGC
Proteins encoded:
- a CDS encoding PfkB family carbohydrate kinase; translated protein: AFPLDEVKDPTGAGDCFAGGLMGYLAQADKHDFETLKKAVIHGTVVASYNVEAFSMRRLKEITIQDISHRANLIKTYSSF